In Euwallacea fornicatus isolate EFF26 chromosome 2, ASM4011564v1, whole genome shotgun sequence, one genomic interval encodes:
- the LOC136349765 gene encoding uncharacterized protein isoform X1: protein MKVPVWFTKELFEEALRRFFKNGDLYITSLSTQDAIPAGENYTSDLFRTTINYRCEKSGRNEVISVIVKCGNEDGGVKQDLAQELHLFEKEAEMFGRTFPAMYDILGEYYILSSKCLYTSLEPHKIIILEDLTTFGFNVLPRHIGFDLEHCFLVVEKMAQMHAASVIMYENDPSLVKLYCEGLYGDNPLTREWVAAGYSALIDACSRWPGYEKYGYKLQALGNEALERGFKAQKRKLGGFNVLNHGDLWVNNMMFAYHPNGKIKDMRFIDFQMNIFTSPAVDLHYFIATSTKIQVKLDHIEIILDHYYAQLIANLAKMQYSLERVPSREQFKTDYNYRAFYGLMGAATVLAFVKAAEGRTDASFENIMKDDSKEGFRYHAYNNERYRKHMEHLLPYYDSFGILD, encoded by the exons atgaAAGTCCCAGTGTGGTTCACCAAAGAACTTTTTGAAGAGGCTTTGAGGAGATTCTTTAAAAATGGTGATTTGTACATTACCAGTTTGTCGACGCAGGATGCCATTCCTGCTGGGGAAAATTATACAAGTGATTTGTTTAGGACGACTATAAATTATAGGTGTGAGAAAAG CGGTCGCAATGAAGTGATCTCGGTAATTGTGAAGTGCGGAAACGAAGATGGAGGTGTTAAGCAAGACTTAGCTCAAGAGCTGCATTTGTTCGAAAAGGAGGCTGAAATGTTCGGGCGAACCTTCCCTGCAATGTATGATATTTTAG GGGAATACTACATtctatcttcaaaatgtctcTACACCTCTTTGGAACCTCACAAAATAATCATCCTTGAAGACCTGACTACTTTCGGCTTCAATGTTCTGCCACGCCATATCGGCTTTGATTTGGAACATTGTTTCCTTGTAGTGGAAAAAATGGCTCAGATGCACGCAGCTTCAGTTATTATGTATGAAAAT GATCCCTCTTTGGTGAAGCTCTATTGTGAGGGCCTCTATGGGGACAATCCTTTGACACGTGAATGGGTTGCAGCAGGCTACAGTGCCCTTATCGACGCCTGCTCCAGATGGCCTG GTTACGAGAAATATGGATATAAGCTTCAAGCCCTGGGGAATGAAGCTTTGGAGCGAGGTTTTAAAGCTCAAAAGCGCAAACTTGGTGGCTTCAACGTTTTGAATCATGGAGATTTGTGGGTTAACAATATGATGTTTGCCTACCATCCTAATGGGAAGATTAAAGATATGCGCTTT ATCGATTTCCAAATGAACATATTCACGAGTCCTGCAGTGGATCTTCACTACTTCATAGCAACCAGCACTAAGATTCAAGTGAAACTGGATCACATAGAGATAATTTTGGATCACTACTATGCCCAACTAATCGCGAATTTagcaaaaatgcaatattccTTGGAAAGAGTGCCCTCAAGGGAACAATTCAAAACCGACTACAATTACAGGGCTTTCTATG GGTTGATGGGGGCTGCTACTGTGCTTGCTTTTGTTAAGGCTGCTGAAGGGAGAACTGATGCCTCGTTCGAGAATATAATGAAGGATGACAGTAAGGAAGGGTTTAGGTACCATGCGTATAATAATGAGAGATACCGGAAGCACATGGAACATTTGCTGCCCTACTACGACAGCTTTGGGATATTGGATTAG
- the LOC136349765 gene encoding uncharacterized protein isoform X2, producing MKVPVWFTKELFEEALRRFFKNGDLYITSLSTQDAIPAGENYTSDLFRTTINYRCEKSGRNEVISVIVKCGNEDGGVKQDLAQELHLFEKEAEMFGRTFPAMYDILGEYYILSSKCLYTSLEPHKIIILEDLTTFGFNVLPRHIGFDLEHCFLVVEKMAQMHAASVIMYENDPSLVKLYCEGLYGDNPLTREWVAAGYSALIDACSRWPGYEKYGYKLQALGNEALERGFKAQKRKLGGFNVLNHGDLWVNNMMFAYHPNGKIKDMRFIDFQMNIFTSPAVDLHYFIATSTKIQVKLDHIEIILDHYYAQLIANLAKMQYSLERVPSREQFKTDYNYRAFYGLF from the exons atgaAAGTCCCAGTGTGGTTCACCAAAGAACTTTTTGAAGAGGCTTTGAGGAGATTCTTTAAAAATGGTGATTTGTACATTACCAGTTTGTCGACGCAGGATGCCATTCCTGCTGGGGAAAATTATACAAGTGATTTGTTTAGGACGACTATAAATTATAGGTGTGAGAAAAG CGGTCGCAATGAAGTGATCTCGGTAATTGTGAAGTGCGGAAACGAAGATGGAGGTGTTAAGCAAGACTTAGCTCAAGAGCTGCATTTGTTCGAAAAGGAGGCTGAAATGTTCGGGCGAACCTTCCCTGCAATGTATGATATTTTAG GGGAATACTACATtctatcttcaaaatgtctcTACACCTCTTTGGAACCTCACAAAATAATCATCCTTGAAGACCTGACTACTTTCGGCTTCAATGTTCTGCCACGCCATATCGGCTTTGATTTGGAACATTGTTTCCTTGTAGTGGAAAAAATGGCTCAGATGCACGCAGCTTCAGTTATTATGTATGAAAAT GATCCCTCTTTGGTGAAGCTCTATTGTGAGGGCCTCTATGGGGACAATCCTTTGACACGTGAATGGGTTGCAGCAGGCTACAGTGCCCTTATCGACGCCTGCTCCAGATGGCCTG GTTACGAGAAATATGGATATAAGCTTCAAGCCCTGGGGAATGAAGCTTTGGAGCGAGGTTTTAAAGCTCAAAAGCGCAAACTTGGTGGCTTCAACGTTTTGAATCATGGAGATTTGTGGGTTAACAATATGATGTTTGCCTACCATCCTAATGGGAAGATTAAAGATATGCGCTTT ATCGATTTCCAAATGAACATATTCACGAGTCCTGCAGTGGATCTTCACTACTTCATAGCAACCAGCACTAAGATTCAAGTGAAACTGGATCACATAGAGATAATTTTGGATCACTACTATGCCCAACTAATCGCGAATTTagcaaaaatgcaatattccTTGGAAAGAGTGCCCTCAAGGGAACAATTCAAAACCGACTACAATTACAGGGCTTTCTATG GGTTGTTTTAG
- the LOC136349727 gene encoding protein FAM161A translates to MHDHNSSVYNNNCLKVPRNPKNDHPRTQFEQKFLNDLHNEVTKSLNSKMKTKLGNSSSRSNVKAFIDFFDSIPEYDDINHLSNKEFYKKLENLKDKQKEFYEYWQRDLQFDNKESDWINQYKDLQSEEKMAKKRDNFCGSSKLNLETKALEDEKLYFSDKEGIKPQSRRSVRIETPTLDLTTDSHPKPRFANAWEGLTIEALNLGSAGHTPLPQDSKSAPNSPVKTRRKSEGEKDEYDGITVPKPFQMTIRDEENKIVEELLLKINKPKEKKSQQFEAHEIPIESQIPLFDKIMEDRHARSLKGKEKRKAEIQAQMKPFSFTRRDEEIQELTKRFSKSLPCVYNDEAPLKIKKFKAKPVPRNLFSNYIYKKMHEDEFYRALQKKVRAEEMLKHASLPPSMAHREKTKPKIDVCPRSFRDLSISDERPLKKKRKIPNYKAFHDKYERELEELKNEFISTSPRPFKLKSSRRDRKSRKNCYRISSANSKSSTETRTLSSLDLSSVNRSNLAAVLRIQSARQRLEMDMTKKLEEAKLKEEARWREKLMRKKPVWQVLAYSHEEDLAMRLQLRRDEERLRNEEHRMRMELMLGRVNQQPTLFERQSQLKFPKTKEELLEQLHKEYSNSQSSNKKTKPRPKSAFSDFSDAKYLIEMKDEAVQVLQGEDSLNSEDNAKESLDSSRRNSKESEISEEKDQCECLIEERDSN, encoded by the exons ATGCACGATCATAATTCTTCAGTCTACAACAACAATTGCCTGAAAGTACCCAGGAACCCGAAAAATGACCACCCGCGAACTCAATTCGAACAGAAATTCTTGAACGACCTCCATAACGAGGTTACCAAGAGCTTGAACTccaaaatgaagaccaaacttggaaattcaagCAGTAGAAGCAACGTTAAAGCTTTCATTGACTTTTTTGACAGCATTCCAGAATATGACGACATCAATCATTTATCCAATAAGGAGTTTTACAAGAAACTGGAAAACTTAAAGGACAAACAAAAGGAGTTTTACGAGTATTGGCAGAGAGACCTACAATTTGATAAcaag GAAAGTGACTGGATTAATCAGTACAAAGACCTCCAAAGTGAGGAGAAGATGGCTAAGAAAAGAGATAATTTTTGCGGCTCTAGTAAGCTCAACTTGGAAACCAAAGCACTGGAAGAtgaaaagttgtatttttctgataaGGAGGGTATTAAGCCGCAGTCCAGAAG GTCTGTTCGCATAGAGACCCCTACCCTTGACCTCACTACTGACAGCCACCCCAAACCTCGCTTTGCCAACGCATGGGAAGGCCTCACAATTGAGGCTCTGAACTTGGGGTCTGCAGGCCACACCCCTTTACCACAAGATAGCAAAAGCGCCCCCAACAGCCCTGTTAAGACCAGGAGGAAGAGTGAAGGAGAGAAAGATGAGTATGATGGCATCACCGTGCCAAAACCATTTCAAATGACTATCAG GGAtgaggaaaataaaatcgtaGAAGAGCTCCTCCTGAAAATCAACAAACCCAAAGAGAAGAAGTCCCAACAATTTGAGGCTCATGAAATCCCCATAGAGTCCCAAATCCCcctttttgataaaataatggAGGACAGACACGCAAG AAGCCTCAAAGGGAAAGAAAAACGCAAAGCTGAAATTCAAGCTCAGATGAAGCCCTTTTCATTCACTCGAAGGGATGAAGAGATCCAGGAACTGACCAAGAGGTTCTCCAAGTCTCTGCCCTGCGTATACAACGACGAAGCGCCTTTGAAGATTAAGAAATTCAAAGCCAAACCCGTGCCCAGGAATCTTTTCAGCAATTACATCTACAAGAAGATGCATGAAGACGAGTTTTATAG AGCTCTTCAAAAGAAGGTGCGTGCTGAAGAGATGCTAAAACACGCCTCTTTGCCACCTTCGATGGCTCATCGAGAGAAAACTAAACCTAAAATTGATGTTTGCCCCAGATCGTTTAGAGATCTTTCAATTTCGGACGAGAGACCtctcaagaaaaaaagaaaaataccgAACTATAAAGCTTTCCATGACAAATATGAAAGAGAATTAGAGGAactaaaaaacgaatttatctCCACTAGTCCCAGACCTTTTAAGCTAAAGTCATCTAGAAGAGACAGAAag TCAAGAAAGAATTGCTACCGAATCTCCTCTGCAAACAGCAAATCTAGCACGGAAACCAGGACCCTCTCATCGCTCGATCTGTCATCTGTCAATCGATCTAATTTGGCCGCAGTATTAAGAATTCAATCTGCAAG ACAGCGTCTCGAAATGGATATGACAAAAAAACTGGAAGAAGCGAAGTTGAAAGAAGAAGCGAGATGGCGCGAGAAGCTCATGAGGAAGAAACCGGTGTGGCAGGTTTTGGCCTATAGCCATGAGGAGGATTTGGCAATGAG GCTACAGTTGAGGCGAGACGAAGAAAGACTCAGAAACGAAGAGCATAGAATGAGAATGGAGCTAATGCTCGGCAGAGTTAACCAACAGCCGACTTTATTTGAGAGACAATCTCAA CTCAAATTTCCGAAAACCAAAGAAGAGCTACTAGAACAACTGCACAAAGAATACAGTAATTCTCAGTCATCCAACAAGAAGACCAAACCACGACCCAAATCTGCTTTCAGCGACTTTTCAGatgcaaaatatttgattgaaatgaaggatGAAGCGGTTCAGGTCCTTCAAGGAGAGGATAGTTTGAATTCTGAAGATAACGCTAAAGAATCATTGGATTCTTCCAGGAGGAATAGTAAAGAATCGGAAATTTCTGAGGAGAAGGATCAGTGTGAATGTCTTATTGAAGAAAGAGATTCGAATTGA
- the LOC136349777 gene encoding serine protease 7-like isoform X2, protein MMQFSNEPPDVSSHRNLNLLPKNCGFLNTNNRIINGEDAFLNEFPWMVLLQYSIGNSLRFLCGGTIINKNYILTAGHCIADLGRKRLVRVRVGEYDLRSDIDCEVVNNTRKCNPPVQDVRVEEAVIHPQYGEGLMGNDIGLIRVSTINFNAANAFPVCLPLRDERKKDYNAGFITGWGVTNTITGATANILQKVRLPVADFNTCARTYLETRRIQLTQKQVCMGGISGKDSCKGDSGGPMVVPTLNDNYDAIYVQQGIVSFGPNFCANEQFPGVYTSVPYYMDWILDTIRP, encoded by the exons ATGATGCAATTCTCAAACGAGCCACCCGACGTATCTTCACACAGGAATCTCAATTTACTGCCTAAAAACTGTGGGTTCCTAAACACTAATAATAGAATCATCAACGGGGAAGATGCATTTTTGAATGAGTTCCCTTGGATGGTTCTCCTGCAATATTCAATAg GAAATAGTTTAAGGTTTTTGTGTGGCGGAACGATCATCAACAAAAACTACATCCTTACAGCTGGCCACTGCATCGCAGATTTAGGCCGAAAGCGCCT GGTTAGAGTGAGGGTAGGAGAATATGATCTACGTAGTGATATCGACTGCGAAGTGGTGAATAATACCCGTAAGTGCAATCCTCCAGTACAAGATGTTAGGGTTGAGGAAGCTGTGATTCATCCCCAGTATGGGGAAGGATTAATGGGCAATGATATTGGCTTGATAAGGGTCTCCACCATAAATTTCAATGCTG CCAATGCATTTCCAGTATGTCTTCCTCTAAGGGATGAAAGGAAGAAAGATTATAACGCAGGTTTTATCACTGGATGGGGTGTCACCAATACAATTACAG GAGCCACAGCAAATATTCTTCAGAAGGTGAGATTGCCAGTGGCCGATTTTAATACCTGCGCACGCACTTATCTGGAAACCAGACGTATTCAATTGACTCAAAAGCAAGTGTGTATGGGTGGAATTTCTGGCAAAGATTCATGCAAAGGCGACAGTGGGGGTCCCATGGTGGTTCCTACTCTTAACGATAATTATGATGCCATTTATGTCCAGCAG GGAATCGTGtcttttggtccaaatttttGTGCGAATGAGCAATTTCCTGGAGTGTACACTTCAGTGCCTTATTATATGGATTGGATTCTTGACACCATAAGGCCATAA
- the LOC136349777 gene encoding phenoloxidase-activating factor 3-like isoform X1 produces the protein MRVSKTVLWTVICCCGLFDFPTVFPQLVFEDSGCRTPNRGVGNCLPVSECPTMLDVLSRIKRPISEVILKRIQAYTCGVAGGSIKVCCPSEPIELESQMMQFSNEPPDVSSHRNLNLLPKNCGFLNTNNRIINGEDAFLNEFPWMVLLQYSIGNSLRFLCGGTIINKNYILTAGHCIADLGRKRLVRVRVGEYDLRSDIDCEVVNNTRKCNPPVQDVRVEEAVIHPQYGEGLMGNDIGLIRVSTINFNAANAFPVCLPLRDERKKDYNAGFITGWGVTNTITGATANILQKVRLPVADFNTCARTYLETRRIQLTQKQVCMGGISGKDSCKGDSGGPMVVPTLNDNYDAIYVQQGIVSFGPNFCANEQFPGVYTSVPYYMDWILDTIRP, from the exons AGTTAGTATTTGAGGACAGTGGTTGCCGAACACCCAACAGAGGCGTTGGCAACTGCTTGCCAGTCTCGGAATGTCCGACAATGTTGGATGTACTCTCGAGAATTAAAAGACCCATATCTgaggtaattttgaaaaggatACAAGCCTATACTTGCGGTGTTGCTGGAGGTAGCATTAAA GTCTGCTGCCCATCGGAACCGATCGAACTTGAATCTCAGATGATGCAATTCTCAAACGAGCCACCCGACGTATCTTCACACAGGAATCTCAATTTACTGCCTAAAAACTGTGGGTTCCTAAACACTAATAATAGAATCATCAACGGGGAAGATGCATTTTTGAATGAGTTCCCTTGGATGGTTCTCCTGCAATATTCAATAg GAAATAGTTTAAGGTTTTTGTGTGGCGGAACGATCATCAACAAAAACTACATCCTTACAGCTGGCCACTGCATCGCAGATTTAGGCCGAAAGCGCCT GGTTAGAGTGAGGGTAGGAGAATATGATCTACGTAGTGATATCGACTGCGAAGTGGTGAATAATACCCGTAAGTGCAATCCTCCAGTACAAGATGTTAGGGTTGAGGAAGCTGTGATTCATCCCCAGTATGGGGAAGGATTAATGGGCAATGATATTGGCTTGATAAGGGTCTCCACCATAAATTTCAATGCTG CCAATGCATTTCCAGTATGTCTTCCTCTAAGGGATGAAAGGAAGAAAGATTATAACGCAGGTTTTATCACTGGATGGGGTGTCACCAATACAATTACAG GAGCCACAGCAAATATTCTTCAGAAGGTGAGATTGCCAGTGGCCGATTTTAATACCTGCGCACGCACTTATCTGGAAACCAGACGTATTCAATTGACTCAAAAGCAAGTGTGTATGGGTGGAATTTCTGGCAAAGATTCATGCAAAGGCGACAGTGGGGGTCCCATGGTGGTTCCTACTCTTAACGATAATTATGATGCCATTTATGTCCAGCAG GGAATCGTGtcttttggtccaaatttttGTGCGAATGAGCAATTTCCTGGAGTGTACACTTCAGTGCCTTATTATATGGATTGGATTCTTGACACCATAAGGCCATAA